The Gammaproteobacteria bacterium DNA window TAACGGACATACCGTGCTTGCAGTAGCTGTTCCGGAAGCAACGTTTCACGACTGATTAAAGAGGTGGTCGGGTGCGAAAAGTCGCTATCACAGGATTGGGCGTGGTTAGTCCACTTGGTATCGGAAAAGAGAAATTTTGGCAGGCACTAATGGAAAAGCGATCTGTCGCGAAGCATCTTTCCCAAGTGCAGAGCTCTACGTTGTTTGGGTCCTTCGAGTTTTCGTCGCAGGTCATCGTGGAGGTGGAAGACTTCGACGCTCTAGCGCTTGGCCTCCCGCCCGAGGTCTGCGCGCAAGACCGCTTCATTCAGTTTGCCGTGGCCGCTGCTCAGCAAGCCGTCGATGATGCCGGCTTGGAGCCCGGCCAGTACAACGCCGACCGGATGGGCATCGCCCTTTCCACCGCTATCTGTGGCACGCGGCAAATGGAGCAAGAGTTCGTCAAGGTCACCAACTATGGACAAGAACGAATTGATCCTGCCCTAGTGGGACCGGGACTCTACCTCGCCTCGATGTCCAACACCCCGAGCATGATGCTGGCCGGCATGCTCGATCTCCAAGGCCCCTGCGTCACGTTGTCCACGGGTTGCATCGGCGGTCTTGATGCGATCGGTTACGCCTTCGAAGCCATAAAATATGGCGATGCCGATGTGATGATCACCGGCGCCACCGAAGCACCCATCACGCCGATCACGCTCGCTGCCTTCGATATCATCCATTGCATGTCTTCACGGCATAACAGCCGGCCGCAGAGTGCTTCCCGACCCTACGACAAGCAGCGCGATGGGTTCGTCTTGAGCGAGGGATGCGGCATTTTTATTTTGGAAGAGCTGGAACACGCGCGGCGGCGAGGCGCCCCGATCTACGCCGAAATCACCGGCTTCGCCAATACCAGCAATGCCATCCATATGACTGATCTGCTGAGCGACGGCGACGATCTGGCACGGGCCATGTCGGTCGCGCTTGGGCAAAGTCATATAGACCCGAGTCATGTGAACCATGTCAGCTCTCACGGCAGCTCGACACCGCAGAACGACAGCTGTGAAACCAGTGCGCTGAAACGGGTGCTCGGCGACCAGGCCTATCGGATCCCGGTGAACTCCGCCAAGTCCATGCTGGGCCACGCACTCGCCGCCGCAAGCGCCATGGAAATTGCCATCTGCGCGTTGTCGTTCAAGCACTGTCGTGTTCCTCCCACCGCCAATTACTCCGAAGCCGACCCAGCTTGCGACCTGGACTACGTAGCCGAGGGCCCTCGGAACTGGAATGGAGATGTGATCTTAAAGGATGCCAGTGGTTTCTCGGGGCTACATGCAGGCATGGTACTGCGGCGAACCGAAAGCGGAGTTCATACTGATCAGGGAGTATAAAAATGAAACGGGTAGTGATCAGCGGAATGGGTGTTATCTCTCCTGCGGGAGTTGGTATTGAACCCTTGTGGCGTCAAGTGATGACCGGTAGTTCTTGCACGCAACGGATCAATCGCTTCGATGTCTCGCGCTATGAGTGTCACGTCGCGGGTCAGATCGATGACTTTGATCCGCTCCAGTACCTCTCTGGGCGACTTGCCAAACGTACCGACCGCTTCACTCACTTGGCGATGTGTGCGGTGGAAGCGGCCATTCAAGATTCGCGCTTAGTTATCGGCGGCGACCACGGCGTGTCTCGCGAGCGAATCTGCACATCTGTGGGTAATGTGCTGGGCGGATGGGAGTTCGCCGAACGAGAGTTGCGTAAACTTTGGGTGAATGGCTCGAGAGAAGTCAGTCCGTACCAGGCGACCGCCTGGTTTCCCGCCGCGCCGCAAGGAAATATTTGTATCGAGTATGGTCTCAAGGGACGCGCCCGCACCTTCGTCGCCGATCGGGCAAGTGGTGCGTATGCAGTGATCCACGGCGCCGAAACGATCCGACGCGGGCACGCCGATGTCGCGCTGGCCGGCGGCACCGAGGCGCCGCTTTCCCCTTACGCCTGGCTGTGCTGTCAGAACGGCGGTTATCTTGCCCACTCTTATAATGATCGTCCCCACGCCGCGTACCGCCCTTTTGACCAGGGGCATTCGGGTGCGATCCTTGGTGAAGGAAGCGCGTTCCTCGTGCTCGAAGAGCGTGAACATGCGCTGAAACGAGGTGCACCTATTTACGGTGAGATCAGCGGCTGGGCCGTCGGGACCGAGGGTTATCGGCGTCACGCAACCACGAAGCAGGACGGAACTGTGTTGGCCAAGGCGATACGGCGATCGCTTTCCATGGCCGAGTTAGCGGTTAAAGAATTAGCGGCGATCTATGCGGAGGGTTCGGCAATTCCTGCCGACGATGAAATCGAAGTCCTCGCAATACGAAACGTTCTTAGTGAACAGCATTCCGACGTTCCTATCACTGTACCCAAGGCGTCTATCGGGCATTTGCTGGGCGCCTCTACACCCACTGACATCGCCATCGCATTGAAAGCGATGGCCCACCACGAAGTCCCGCCGATCGCCAATCTCGATCATCCGTTGGCGGACACAGATCTCGACTTCGTGCAGCAAAGGCGCATGGATGTGAAAGGGACGGCGAGCCTGATGATTTCGCGCGGGATGGGAGGAGTGAATGCCTGCATGGTGATAAACAAATTGTCGACGGCAGGGAGTCAGCTGTGACGAAACGGACCAACATTTGCGGCATAGGCATCGACCTGGTCGATGTGCGACGACTCAAAAAGATCGGGATGCGATGGGGGGAACCATTTATCAATCGGCTCTTTACCGAGCAGGAACGCGATACTGCTCGTAATGCATCAGGCTTTCGCTGGGCGACGTTGGCGGGTCGATTCGCTGTCAAGGAAGCCGTCGTCAAAGTTTTTCGCGGTGGAAATGGAAAAATTCCCTGGACGGATATCGAAGTGCTGACGAACCCCAACGGCGAGCCGTCAGTATGTTTATACCGTGAGGCGCGTACGTTCGCCGAGCAGCTTGGCATTACCAGACTACTTCCGAGCATCACCCATGACGCCAATTTGTCGATTGCAGTCGTGCTTGGAGTTTGCGCGGCAAAGATCGAGTCGCGCGACACGTCACTCAACATAGCTGAAGGAGATTGCCTGATGAATATCCGTGCTGAGCTGGTCAATCTGATGAAGTCGCTTCGTTTCGATGAGTCTGAGCTGCGTGACGAAGCACTGCTTAAGGATGATTTAGAGGTGGACTCAACGGAGCTGATTGAGATCTCCGTCGCCCTATCAAAACTGCTTCAAAAGCAGATCGGCGATACCGAACTGCGCCCTCTTCGGACCTTCGGCGAACTTGTCGGATTTGTTCAGGAGTGCTGCCTGCAAGATTCTGTCGCTCAAGTTGCCACATAAAGGAGGCACGGCATGCTAGTTCCGGTACTCAACCTATTCGCCGTTTTGGCCACTGGGCTCGCGGCCGGTGCGATGATGGCGTTCGCACTGGTGGTCGTGTCGGTTTACGACGAAATTCCCTGTTCCACCTATTTGCAGGTGCATCTCCCCGTGTCAGCGCGCATGGATAAATTTATGCCTATAGTGGCAGCCGGTTCTCTTTGCCTAGGGCTTTTGTTGCTGGGCTTAACGAACGACAACTTCAAACGAATTTTTTTCGGCTTGGCCGTGATCTGCATTCTCGCTGCCATTGTAATTTCGAGGTGGAAGAACGTTCCGATCAATCGAATCATGGACACTTGGAACAAAACCGCGCCGCCTGCCGAAACCAGCGCGTTTCGCGGCGAATGGAAGCTGTGGCACAGAATACGAACTGGCTGCATGGCAGCTGCCATGGTCGCGTTCCTGACCGCCATTCTGTAGTCATCGCACAACCCCTAGAGCAAGGAACAGGATCATCATGGGATACACGAAAAACAGCATTGCCTTACACGCGCCGATCGACGTTGTTTTCGAGATCACCAATCAAATTGAAAATTGGAAAGACTTGTTCAGCGAGTATGCCGAATCCACGGTTCTGGAACGCGGCGAAAACTGGATTCGCTTTCGGCTGACGACGCATCCCAACGAAGACGGAAAGGTATATTCCTGGCAGTCGCGCCGTTTTATCGACAAGGACAATTATCAAGCAACCGCCGAACGCGAAGACCCGAAGTTCCCGTTTGCGTCCATGCGCATCAAATGGACCTATGAGCCCGCGCCCGAAGGCACGCTGATGACGTGGATCCAGGAGTTCACGATGGATCCGGCGGCAAGTCTGTCAGAACAGCAAATGGAAGATTACCTAAATCGAACGACCAAGGATCAACAGATCATCTGAAACCTCCCGTGGGCTGGCGATTCTCCGACTAAAACCGGGCACAGAGGAACAGGTCATCAACGCGTTCGCCGAATCCGACAAGACCGATTTGCCGTGGCTGGCCGGAATGAAGCGGCGCAGCATTTGGGTGTTAGACGATCTCTTCGTGCACTATGTCGAGTCCGAACGCCCGATGAAAGACGTCATCGAGCACTTCCGGACTCATCCTTTATATATGGACGTGAAATCAAAAGTGGACCAATGCGTCGAACCGCTGGCCGATCGTCGCCTTGCCCGCGAAATATACCGGTGGGAAGCAGAGCGCAATTGCGAGCTTCCGCAAGAATAAAGGAACAGCTTCCGAACCAACTATCTGAAACAACAATTCGTTCGCGGAGAATGAAAATCTGTGGGAGTTTTTCTTGCCCTAACGGAAAGCTAATGAGGTACTGAGATGCAACGGCAAGAGCTATTTAAGATGATGCAAGCCTACAAGCAAACGAGTCTGCTTCGAGCCGGGGTCAAACTGGGAGTCTTCGACCATCTGGCAGAGGGTCCTACCGACATCGAGTTGATTAGCCAGCGTATCGGAGCCGATGCCCGAGGTACGAGAATCCTCTTGAACGCGCTGGCAGCGATACAGATTTGCGAAACGGACGGTGAGCGGTTCTGGATTTCCAAAGAGACGGCGGATCTCCTGGTGCGCGACCGTCCGAAATACGCAGGTGACATGGTGCACGTCTTTGCCAGCGACTGGGAGTGGGATGCACTCAAGCGGATTACGGAGGCGGTACGCTACGGCGGCACCGTGTTGGAAGAAAACGCGGAGACACCCGATTATAAGTTCTGGAAGGATTTCGCCTCCTATGCCACGGTAGTCGCTGAACCTACCGCCGCGATCCTGATCAACGAGATTGAGCCGTGGGCAAGAACACGCGAGGAGTTGAAGGTTCTAGACATGGCATGCGGACATGGTGTCTACGGCTACACCGTGGCGCAACGCTATGAGCGCGCCGAAATATGGTCGTTGGATTGGGATAGCGTACTGCCCATCGCGTTGCAGCACGCGGCACGCATGGGTGTCGCGAATAGAGTGCATAGCATCGCGGGCGACATGTTTGAAACGTTCCTGGGCGACCCCTACGACTTGGTTTTGGTAACAAATGTGTTACATCACTTTTCCGAAGCACGCGCGACGCAACTTTTAAAACGCGCGAGGTCCGTACTAAAACCCGGCGGGCGTTTGGGTATTGTCGGATTTACCAAATCCGCTAAGTCGTCACCCGCCGAAGATCCTGCGCCCTATTTGTTCGACATACTTATGTTGGCCTGGACAGCTCGGGGCGAGGTTCACTCACTGGAAACCTATGCCCACATGCTGGCGGCAGCCGGATTTAACAATATCGCGCATCGCTCGGTACCCGAGCTGCCGTTTCATGTACTCGTGGCAAATAATATCGACGAGTGATTCGTTAAAGGAGGTCAAACGTGCTGGTACCTGTACTCAACTTATTTGCTGTATTGGCCACCGGGCTCGCGGCCGGTGCGATGACGGCGTTCGCGCTGGTTGTCGTGACGGTGTACGACGAAATTCCCCCCTCCACATATCTGCAGATTCATCTGCGGGTGACGGAACGAATGGACAAATACATGCCAGCGATAGCACTCGGCTCTATTTGCATCGGGCTTTTGTTGCTGGGTTTAACGAATAGCGGTTTCAAACGGAGTTTTTTCGGTTTGGCCGTGATCTGCGTTCTTGCTTGCTCGGTAATTTCACGATCGAAGAACGTTCCAATCGATCGAATCATGGGCACTTGGAACGAAACCGCGCCACCCGCCGAAACCAGCGCGTTTCGCGGCGAATGGAAGCTGTGGCACAGAATACGAACCGGCTGCATGGTAGCGGCGATGATCTCGTTCTTGGTCGCCACGCAATAGTCATCGTACAACCTTAGGGAAAGGAACAGGATCATCATGGGATACACGAAAAACAGCATTGCCTTACACGCGCCGATCGACGTTGTTTTCGAGATCACCAATCAAATTGAAAATTGGAAAGACTTGTTCAGCGAGTATGCCGAATCCCCGGTTCTGGAACGCGGCGAAAACTGGAGTCGCTTTCGGCTGACGACGCATCCCAACGAAGCCGGAACGGTATATTCCTGGCAGTCGCGCGCAAATATCGAAGGCGTTCGCCGAGTCCGATAGCACCGATTTACCATGGTTGGTCGGCGTGAAGCGGCGCAGTATCTGGGCGCTGGGCGATGTCTACGTACACTATGTCGAAGCCGAGCGCCCGATGAAAGACATCATTGAGCACTTCCGGACTCATCCTTTGTATATGGATGTGAAGGCAAAAGTTGACCGATGCGTGGAACCGCTGGCCGATCATCTTCGTCCAGGCCTTGCCAAAGAAATATACCGTTGGGAGGCAGCGCGCAATTGTCAGCCTCCGCGAGAGTAATCAAATAATTCATTCTTCACGAGAAGTTAAGAAGTGGGAAAAATTTAACCGGGGTTGAATCCCCGGTTGGGGGGTAACTTATCTGTTTTAAATTGGCGTCCCCACGGGGATTCGAACCCCGGTTACCGCCGTGAAAGGGCGATGTCCTAGGCCTCTAGACGATGGGGACGGAGGACTAACTTAAATACCTAATATATCGAGGCTAACAAATAAAAAATAAATTGGTGGAGCCAGCCGGGATCGAACCGGCGACCTCTTGCATGCCATGCAAGCGCTCTCCCAGCTGAGCTATGGCCCCTTTTTACTCCCCTCTTCTTCGCTAAGAGGGACCCGCCAAAGGCCGGGTACTCTACGTGGCGAGACGTATAGGGTCAAGGGTTTAGCGCACAAAATCATTTGTAAGCGCACGGCACTCCAGACATTTCTGTATTGTCAATCGGAAGCCGTTACAAAATAATGGCTGCAGTCAATCGAGCCAAGTGACACTTATGACCCACTCTCCATTGCTCACTCGTCTGGCACTGCTTTCCGTATTGGCCGCCACCGTCGCCGTAGCCGGTTGCCTGCAGGAAAAACCGGTGGCACCGATGCCGCAAGCGCAACTGGCGCACCCTGCTGAGCGCGCCGTCGCTTCCCCTGTTGTCCGTCCCAAGTTCAATACCAAAGAGGAGGATATCGCCGGCAAGAATCGCGAACACTCGGGGACAGCCATGGGCGCACTCGAATCCGAATCCTAAGAAAAACAAACCGCACTGATAACGCAATCGGCGGGATACTTAATCTAAATAATCAACTCGCCAAGGACTGAACCAGGCGGCTAAGGCCGGCACGTATGGTCGTATCGGGTGCGCGGCTCAAGAGCTTTTTTAAGCGGCTAATGTCGGCGCACGACTTGCGAATGTCGCCAATCCGGGGCGGCTGTAGGCGCCGTTCGATAGGCCGGCCAAACAAGAACTCTAGCTCTTGCAGCATCTCTACTAAGGAAACCTCGACACCCCGGCCGACATTCATCACCTGGCCGCCGGCGCGATCGTTGCCAAGGGCGCTAAACAATACGTCGACCAAATCGGCCACGTAGACGAAATCCCGGGTTTGCCGCCCGTCGCCGAATACCGTTACCGGCTGATTCGCACGCGCCCGATCGACAAAGATGCTGATTACGCCGGAATATGGCGACGACGGATCTTGTCGTGGTCCATAGATATTAAAGAATCGAAAGGCCGTCCCTACTACGCCGTACTTCTGTCCATAGAAGAATAAGTAATGCTCGCCGGCGAGCTTATCGGCCGCGTACGGCGAAAGCGGCTTTAACACGGTGTCTTCGTTAACCGGTAGCGCGGTGGTGTCGCCGTAAACCGCCGCCGAGCTGGCGTACAGAAAACGACGGATACCGGCGTGCCGTGCCGCCTCAAGCAAGTTCAGCGTGCCGATTAAATTGGAGCCGTGCGTGCCGATCGGGTCGTCGACACTCGCCTGCACGGAAGCAACCGCCGCCAAATGGACGATTGCCTCGCAGCCCGTAACGGCCGCACGTACGCGGTCGGCATCGCGGATATCGCCCTCAATAAATTCGAACGCGGCGTGCGTCGGAAGATTGACGCGTTTACCGGTCGACAGATTGTCCAGAACCCGTACCCGGTGGCCGGCGGCGAGCAGACGCTCGGTCAAATGCGAGCCGATAAATCCAGCGCCTCCGGTGACTAAAACCGTCATGACCCCTCCTCGACGACTTTTTCCAATGTTCAAGTCTACTTACGCTTGATACTTATAGTACAAACGGACTACCGTCTGTACTTTGACCCTTCCCCTACTTTCCCCTACCATTCACCAGCATATGGTCAGAACGGCTTTCGGTTCCTCCGCCCGTCCGGCCTCAATTAACCAGTTCCCATCGCCCAGTTAAGAGGCGGCGGAACATTAACAGACAAGGGTGAAAGATCAAATCATGAGCACTGTTGGCGTGGTCGGGCTCGGCTACGTGGGGTTGCCCCTAGCCGTAGAGTTTGGTAAAAAATTCAAAACCGTCGGATACGATCTCAGTACGGAAAAAATCGAAAGCTATCGCCGTCACATCGATCCGACCGGCGAAGTCAGCACCGAAGAATTGCGCGCGTCGGCGCAATTGCGGCCGACGACCGATCCGAACGAGCTCAAAGAATGCGACTTCTTAGTCGTCGCCGTTCCCACGCCGGTCGATGAAGCGCATCAACCCGATTTCAGTCCGCTAGTCGGCGCCAGCAAGGCGGTCGGCAAGTATATGAAGCGCGGCGCGATCGTCGTCTACGAATCGACCGTGTATCCGGGTGCAACCGAAGAAGTTTGCATTCCTATCCTCGAGAAAGAATCGGGGATGAAATGGAAAAAAGATTTCTTCGTCGGCTATTCGCCGGAGCGTATTAACCCGGGCGATAAAGAGCACACCCTCACCCGCATCGTAAAGGTCGTCTCCGGTGATACCTCGGCGACACTCGA harbors:
- a CDS encoding TcmI family type II polyketide cyclase, producing MERPRINRSSETSRGLAILRLKPGTEEQVINAFAESDKTDLPWLAGMKRRSIWVLDDLFVHYVESERPMKDVIEHFRTHPLYMDVKSKVDQCVEPLADRRLAREIYRWEAERNCELPQE
- a CDS encoding NAD-dependent epimerase/dehydratase family protein — translated: MTVLVTGGAGFIGSHLTERLLAAGHRVRVLDNLSTGKRVNLPTHAAFEFIEGDIRDADRVRAAVTGCEAIVHLAAVASVQASVDDPIGTHGSNLIGTLNLLEAARHAGIRRFLYASSAAVYGDTTALPVNEDTVLKPLSPYAADKLAGEHYLFFYGQKYGVVGTAFRFFNIYGPRQDPSSPYSGVISIFVDRARANQPVTVFGDGRQTRDFVYVADLVDVLFSALGNDRAGGQVMNVGRGVEVSLVEMLQELEFLFGRPIERRLQPPRIGDIRKSCADISRLKKLLSRAPDTTIRAGLSRLVQSLAS
- the acpS gene encoding holo-ACP synthase, which encodes MTKRTNICGIGIDLVDVRRLKKIGMRWGEPFINRLFTEQERDTARNASGFRWATLAGRFAVKEAVVKVFRGGNGKIPWTDIEVLTNPNGEPSVCLYREARTFAEQLGITRLLPSITHDANLSIAVVLGVCAAKIESRDTSLNIAEGDCLMNIRAELVNLMKSLRFDESELRDEALLKDDLEVDSTELIEISVALSKLLQKQIGDTELRPLRTFGELVGFVQECCLQDSVAQVAT
- a CDS encoding DUF1772 domain-containing protein codes for the protein MLVPVLNLFAVLATGLAAGAMTAFALVVVTVYDEIPPSTYLQIHLRVTERMDKYMPAIALGSICIGLLLLGLTNSGFKRSFFGLAVICVLACSVISRSKNVPIDRIMGTWNETAPPAETSAFRGEWKLWHRIRTGCMVAAMISFLVATQ
- a CDS encoding TcmI family type II polyketide cyclase translates to MPTKPERYIPGSRAQISKAFAESDSTDLPWLVGVKRRSIWALGDVYVHYVEAERPMKDIIEHFRTHPLYMDVKAKVDRCVEPLADHLRPGLAKEIYRWEAARNCQPPRE
- a CDS encoding SRPBCC family protein is translated as MGYTKNSIALHAPIDVVFEITNQIENWKDLFSEYAESTVLERGENWIRFRLTTHPNEDGKVYSWQSRRFIDKDNYQATAEREDPKFPFASMRIKWTYEPAPEGTLMTWIQEFTMDPAASLSEQQMEDYLNRTTKDQQII
- a CDS encoding beta-ketoacyl-[acyl-carrier-protein] synthase family protein translates to MKRVVISGMGVISPAGVGIEPLWRQVMTGSSCTQRINRFDVSRYECHVAGQIDDFDPLQYLSGRLAKRTDRFTHLAMCAVEAAIQDSRLVIGGDHGVSRERICTSVGNVLGGWEFAERELRKLWVNGSREVSPYQATAWFPAAPQGNICIEYGLKGRARTFVADRASGAYAVIHGAETIRRGHADVALAGGTEAPLSPYAWLCCQNGGYLAHSYNDRPHAAYRPFDQGHSGAILGEGSAFLVLEEREHALKRGAPIYGEISGWAVGTEGYRRHATTKQDGTVLAKAIRRSLSMAELAVKELAAIYAEGSAIPADDEIEVLAIRNVLSEQHSDVPITVPKASIGHLLGASTPTDIAIALKAMAHHEVPPIANLDHPLADTDLDFVQQRRMDVKGTASLMISRGMGGVNACMVINKLSTAGSQL
- a CDS encoding DUF1772 domain-containing protein, whose translation is MLVPVLNLFAVLATGLAAGAMMAFALVVVSVYDEIPCSTYLQVHLPVSARMDKFMPIVAAGSLCLGLLLLGLTNDNFKRIFFGLAVICILAAIVISRWKNVPINRIMDTWNKTAPPAETSAFRGEWKLWHRIRTGCMAAAMVAFLTAIL
- a CDS encoding beta-ketoacyl-[acyl-carrier-protein] synthase family protein — encoded protein: MRKVAITGLGVVSPLGIGKEKFWQALMEKRSVAKHLSQVQSSTLFGSFEFSSQVIVEVEDFDALALGLPPEVCAQDRFIQFAVAAAQQAVDDAGLEPGQYNADRMGIALSTAICGTRQMEQEFVKVTNYGQERIDPALVGPGLYLASMSNTPSMMLAGMLDLQGPCVTLSTGCIGGLDAIGYAFEAIKYGDADVMITGATEAPITPITLAAFDIIHCMSSRHNSRPQSASRPYDKQRDGFVLSEGCGIFILEELEHARRRGAPIYAEITGFANTSNAIHMTDLLSDGDDLARAMSVALGQSHIDPSHVNHVSSHGSSTPQNDSCETSALKRVLGDQAYRIPVNSAKSMLGHALAAASAMEIAICALSFKHCRVPPTANYSEADPACDLDYVAEGPRNWNGDVILKDASGFSGLHAGMVLRRTESGVHTDQGV
- a CDS encoding class I SAM-dependent methyltransferase yields the protein MQRQELFKMMQAYKQTSLLRAGVKLGVFDHLAEGPTDIELISQRIGADARGTRILLNALAAIQICETDGERFWISKETADLLVRDRPKYAGDMVHVFASDWEWDALKRITEAVRYGGTVLEENAETPDYKFWKDFASYATVVAEPTAAILINEIEPWARTREELKVLDMACGHGVYGYTVAQRYERAEIWSLDWDSVLPIALQHAARMGVANRVHSIAGDMFETFLGDPYDLVLVTNVLHHFSEARATQLLKRARSVLKPGGRLGIVGFTKSAKSSPAEDPAPYLFDILMLAWTARGEVHSLETYAHMLAAAGFNNIAHRSVPELPFHVLVANNIDE